In Verrucomicrobiota bacterium, the following proteins share a genomic window:
- a CDS encoding NAD(P)H-hydrate dehydratase, whose translation MLLTAQEMRAAEERLLADGVSAESLMEEAGRGLAEAVARFSPQVGLAVLVTGKGHNAGDVYVAARHLRERGWSLREWAAFPEERLASLTRRQRDRVKELATFDPEEGVAPGTPVIVLEGLLGIGSRGALRKPIKATVQKLNALSRERGWRVFAIDVPTGLSEQAPLPALAVKASTTLTIGSPKAALLAPGAEDWVGRLEVIPVTGLTELKGADPALLTTPASLRKSWPPRPASWHKGDAGRLGVVGGSPGMAGAALLAAEGGLRAGAGLVTLFAHESVAGELAARARPEIMVQVVRDWRGVLEYRLDALVIGPGLGRLADRSLDPLLSDLTLPVLIDADGLNRLAKTNLFPLQQARGPRLLTPHPGEMARLWPDASDVPPRQQAEAFAGEYQVTLLLKGARSVVASAEGQTGYNSTGHPGMATGGMGDVLSGVAGAYLALGTEPFQAASRAAWLCGRAAELAWERGGQSMASVLASDVLAWLGRAERELWQGGR comes from the coding sequence ATGCTGCTGACCGCGCAGGAAATGCGGGCGGCCGAGGAGCGCTTGTTGGCGGACGGGGTTTCGGCCGAGTCGCTCATGGAGGAGGCCGGACGCGGCTTGGCCGAGGCGGTGGCGAGGTTCTCCCCCCAAGTGGGCCTGGCCGTGCTGGTGACCGGGAAAGGGCACAATGCCGGGGATGTCTACGTGGCAGCGCGCCATTTGCGAGAGCGGGGCTGGAGCCTCCGGGAGTGGGCCGCCTTTCCCGAGGAGCGTCTCGCTTCCCTTACCCGCCGCCAACGCGATCGGGTGAAGGAGCTGGCGACCTTTGACCCAGAAGAGGGGGTGGCGCCGGGGACTCCCGTCATCGTGCTGGAGGGCTTGCTGGGAATCGGGTCGCGGGGTGCTTTGCGAAAACCCATCAAGGCTACGGTCCAAAAATTGAACGCGCTCTCCCGGGAGCGTGGCTGGCGGGTCTTCGCGATCGATGTGCCGACTGGTCTCAGCGAACAAGCGCCCCTCCCTGCCTTGGCGGTGAAGGCGTCCACCACCCTCACCATCGGTTCTCCCAAGGCGGCCTTGCTCGCGCCCGGCGCGGAGGATTGGGTGGGGCGGCTGGAGGTGATCCCGGTCACAGGCCTGACGGAGCTGAAGGGTGCCGATCCAGCCCTTCTGACGACGCCCGCCAGTTTGCGAAAAAGCTGGCCGCCCCGCCCAGCCTCTTGGCATAAGGGGGACGCGGGTCGCCTGGGCGTGGTGGGGGGCTCGCCCGGAATGGCGGGAGCGGCGCTCCTAGCGGCGGAAGGCGGCTTGCGGGCGGGGGCGGGATTGGTGACGCTGTTTGCCCATGAGTCGGTGGCGGGCGAGTTGGCGGCACGGGCTCGCCCTGAGATTATGGTGCAAGTGGTTCGGGATTGGCGCGGGGTGCTGGAGTATCGGCTGGACGCGCTTGTGATTGGCCCCGGCTTGGGACGCTTGGCGGATCGCTCGCTCGACCCGCTCTTGTCCGATTTGACCCTGCCGGTTCTCATCGACGCAGATGGGCTCAATCGTCTAGCCAAGACCAATCTCTTCCCTCTGCAACAAGCGCGAGGACCACGCTTGTTGACGCCCCATCCGGGAGAGATGGCGCGCTTGTGGCCGGATGCCAGCGATGTCCCTCCCCGGCAGCAGGCCGAGGCCTTTGCCGGGGAATACCAGGTGACCCTCTTGCTGAAGGGGGCCCGCAGCGTGGTGGCCTCGGCTGAGGGCCAGACCGGCTACAACTCGACCGGGCACCCCGGAATGGCCACCGGCGGGATGGGCGATGTCCTTTCCGGGGTGGCGGGAGCCTACCTCGCCCTCGGGACGGAACCGTTTCAGGCGGCCTCGCGCGCGGCTTGGCTCTGCGGGCGGGCCGCGGAGCTGGCTTGGGAGCGGGGTGGGCAATCGATGGCCTCGGTGCTGGCCTCGGATGTCCTGGCGTGGCTGGGTCGGGCGGAGCGGGAGCTTTGGCAGGGCGGCCGTTGA